In the Kribbella sp. NBC_00482 genome, one interval contains:
- a CDS encoding DUF6042 family protein codes for MGVLGRHEDEHYMPEDGILVVQDVRGGSWYEDLTANDAHPVGTLGRSGRGWLYAAGGDGPCIVRVQLRDDRPADDDQWSDVFEAPYLSPSGAVSLTGLTTGPGDEHVRLGEPGMYRVRAAHRALPPAPEPPQDEDDLTPTDLWQLDFWPDQEPADPPRWLRRHRPPVRKADPGWNSVLGYYQELEVASVVEWVGRADGMTVDDINAWGADHHRGPNWLDQSFSKSPTREGWPTLADIARQVHVPEPEVRRDLLPLYVALQMLTFDGTRYFGINDKPLAQDVLQLPADAVASLELSQAVKQFTGYASDLVSVVFWGGGEQTIASLAERTLASEDDVRRTLRYAEERKLLEVQRRGPDEVSLTICPAARPR; via the coding sequence ATGGGTGTACTGGGGAGGCACGAGGACGAGCACTACATGCCTGAGGACGGGATTCTCGTCGTGCAGGATGTGCGCGGGGGGTCTTGGTACGAGGACCTGACCGCGAACGATGCGCATCCGGTCGGCACGCTCGGGCGTTCCGGACGCGGGTGGTTGTACGCAGCGGGCGGGGACGGGCCGTGCATCGTCCGCGTGCAACTGCGCGACGACCGCCCGGCCGACGATGACCAATGGAGCGACGTCTTCGAGGCTCCATACCTGAGTCCGAGCGGAGCCGTCAGTCTGACCGGACTTACGACCGGCCCCGGCGACGAGCATGTGCGGCTGGGTGAGCCCGGGATGTACCGGGTCCGCGCGGCTCACCGCGCGCTGCCGCCTGCGCCCGAACCTCCCCAGGACGAGGACGACCTCACACCGACCGACCTCTGGCAGCTGGACTTCTGGCCGGACCAGGAGCCCGCGGACCCACCGCGCTGGCTCCGCCGCCACCGACCGCCGGTGCGCAAGGCCGATCCGGGGTGGAACTCGGTGCTCGGGTACTACCAGGAGCTCGAGGTGGCCAGCGTCGTCGAATGGGTCGGACGTGCTGACGGGATGACCGTCGACGACATCAACGCCTGGGGCGCCGATCACCATCGCGGCCCGAACTGGCTGGACCAGTCGTTCAGCAAGAGCCCCACGCGCGAAGGCTGGCCGACGCTCGCCGACATCGCCCGGCAGGTCCACGTCCCCGAGCCGGAGGTCCGACGCGACCTCCTCCCCCTCTACGTCGCGCTCCAGATGCTCACCTTCGACGGCACCCGGTACTTCGGGATCAACGACAAGCCGCTGGCGCAGGACGTGCTGCAACTGCCCGCCGATGCGGTCGCCTCGCTCGAGCTGTCCCAGGCAGTGAAGCAATTCACCGGGTACGCCTCGGATCTGGTGTCGGTCGTGTTCTGGGGCGGCGGCGAGCAGACGATCGCGTCCCTCGCCGAAAGGACCTTGGCCTCGGAGGACGACGTACGCAGGACTCTCCGGTACGCCGAGGAGCGCAAGCTGCTCGAGGTGCAGCGGCGAGGTCCGGACGAGGTTTCGTTGACCATCTGTCCAGCGGCAAGGCCGAGGTAG
- a CDS encoding ROK family protein has translation MRTRGPLTRAQLAEQTSLSRATLSSIIQTLLTKQTLTERAVSGSAVRGRGRPVSVVTLNPAGGLALGIDLGQRRIQVTISNVAHEFVASGAIACAERTPWARRLQLALDLVDNLTTRHDISLTALAGVGVGIVGPVPTDAVRSPDRVALVGDTLRARFGVPVYVDNNTRLAALAEAVWGAGSGVGSALYLRLSYGVGGGLVLGGRLFAGAGGAAGELGHISVDRDGLACSCGGRGCLERYVSLTTLQAQCDSILEARDEKARDLLAEAGTRVGEVLAAACNTVNPEVVVIGGELAETGDHLFQPLRTAFRRYTHGQVHRSVRITRAALGPDAAARGGIALVLTTSPAALDQEASRP, from the coding sequence TTGCGCACGCGAGGTCCGCTCACGCGCGCCCAACTGGCCGAGCAGACCAGCCTCTCCCGCGCGACCCTGTCGTCGATCATCCAAACCCTCCTGACCAAGCAGACCCTGACCGAGCGAGCTGTCTCCGGGTCGGCAGTGCGCGGGCGCGGGCGGCCGGTCTCGGTGGTGACGTTGAATCCGGCGGGTGGGCTCGCGCTGGGGATCGATCTCGGGCAGCGCCGGATCCAGGTGACGATCTCGAACGTCGCGCACGAGTTCGTCGCCTCGGGCGCCATCGCCTGCGCCGAACGCACGCCGTGGGCCCGCCGCCTGCAGCTCGCTCTCGACCTGGTCGACAACCTGACCACCCGCCACGACATCTCGCTGACCGCGCTCGCCGGCGTCGGCGTGGGCATCGTCGGCCCGGTACCTACCGACGCCGTTCGGTCCCCTGATCGGGTTGCGTTGGTGGGGGACACGCTGCGTGCGAGGTTCGGCGTACCTGTCTATGTGGACAACAACACGCGGCTAGCAGCGCTAGCGGAAGCTGTGTGGGGCGCCGGCTCAGGCGTCGGGAGCGCGTTGTACTTGCGGCTGTCGTACGGCGTCGGCGGCGGGCTCGTGCTCGGTGGGCGGCTGTTCGCGGGAGCCGGTGGCGCGGCGGGGGAGCTCGGGCACATCAGCGTGGACCGCGACGGACTGGCCTGCTCCTGCGGCGGCCGCGGCTGTCTCGAGCGATATGTGTCGCTGACAACCCTGCAAGCGCAATGCGACAGCATCCTCGAAGCCCGCGACGAGAAGGCCCGCGACCTGCTGGCGGAGGCCGGCACACGCGTCGGCGAGGTACTGGCTGCCGCCTGCAACACCGTCAACCCGGAAGTCGTCGTGATCGGCGGCGAACTGGCCGAGACCGGCGACCACCTGTTCCAGCCGCTGCGGACCGCGTTCAGGCGCTACACCCACGGCCAGGTCCACCGCAGCGTACGCATCACCCGCGCCGCACTCGGCCCCGACGCCGCAGCCCGCGGCGGCATCGCCCTCGTACTCACAACCTCACCAGCGGCTCTCGACCAGGAGGCCTCTCGCCCGTGA
- a CDS encoding cation:proton antiporter, whose translation MDHQIVLIAGAGLAIMIAASVFARRTGVAAPLLLVALGIGASYLPSTPAIHIEPEIILAGILPPLLYASAVQLPVLDVRRNFGLISWLSIVMVIVSALVIGAVVHALFPSISFALATALGAVVSPTDAVAATAIGHRVGLPPRLMTVLEGESLVNDASALVVLRTAVAALAVTSHFSLGHTALDFAWAVVGAILIGAAVGLLTAVLRQRLDDPVLNTTISFAVPFLAYFPAEAAHASGVLAVVIAGLLTGALGSRKFSARDRQTQATTWTTISFILESGVFLAMGYQLPELVDDARAETTIGEITGLVLLVVGLLVVLRFLGLAWPWLQGRFGRKDRHEQVQAQLDQFEEHLDTMEPSDRREENRVAWARKRLARGRADADFEKREPITGRGMVVLAWAGMRGVVTVAAAQTIPAGTPHRDTVVLAAFIVALITLVAFGISLPAVIAKMRFRPESSEDKRDSVQALMRQIGEAAIDAVGPLEEQTVDGEPLDPVVVSTLKDRIVPRLVSGSRQLRETKADTREQMEILQRRYLDAMREALGTERSIGVYSSDTYRQVEGFLDTIEQRFSTS comes from the coding sequence GTGGACCACCAGATCGTTCTGATTGCCGGAGCCGGGCTCGCGATCATGATCGCGGCCTCGGTGTTCGCGCGCCGGACCGGCGTCGCCGCGCCGCTGCTGCTCGTTGCCCTGGGCATCGGAGCCAGTTACCTGCCGAGTACGCCGGCCATCCACATCGAGCCCGAGATCATCCTCGCAGGCATCCTGCCGCCGCTGCTCTACGCGTCCGCGGTCCAGCTCCCGGTCCTCGACGTACGGCGGAACTTCGGGCTGATCTCGTGGTTGTCGATCGTGATGGTGATCGTGTCCGCGCTGGTGATCGGGGCCGTCGTCCACGCGCTGTTCCCGAGCATCTCGTTCGCGCTCGCTACCGCACTCGGCGCGGTCGTGAGCCCGACGGACGCGGTCGCCGCGACCGCGATCGGGCACCGAGTCGGTCTCCCACCACGCCTCATGACCGTGCTCGAAGGCGAGAGTCTCGTCAACGACGCCTCGGCGCTCGTCGTCCTGCGTACGGCGGTCGCCGCGCTGGCCGTCACCAGCCACTTCAGCCTCGGCCACACCGCGCTCGACTTCGCCTGGGCGGTCGTCGGCGCGATCCTCATCGGCGCGGCCGTCGGCCTGCTGACCGCCGTACTGCGGCAGCGCCTCGACGACCCGGTGCTCAACACCACGATCTCGTTCGCCGTACCGTTCCTCGCCTACTTCCCGGCCGAGGCGGCGCACGCGTCCGGCGTACTCGCCGTGGTGATCGCCGGGCTCCTGACCGGAGCACTCGGCAGCCGGAAGTTCAGTGCCCGCGACCGGCAGACACAGGCGACCACCTGGACGACGATCAGCTTCATCCTGGAGAGCGGCGTCTTCCTCGCGATGGGGTACCAGTTACCGGAACTCGTCGACGACGCCCGTGCCGAGACGACGATCGGCGAGATCACCGGGCTCGTCCTGTTGGTGGTCGGCCTGCTCGTCGTACTGCGTTTCCTCGGGCTCGCCTGGCCGTGGCTGCAGGGCCGGTTCGGCCGGAAGGACCGTCATGAGCAGGTCCAGGCCCAGCTGGACCAGTTCGAGGAGCACCTCGACACGATGGAGCCGTCCGATCGGCGCGAGGAGAACCGCGTCGCCTGGGCGCGCAAACGCCTCGCGCGCGGCCGGGCGGACGCGGACTTCGAGAAGCGGGAACCGATCACCGGCCGCGGGATGGTGGTGCTCGCCTGGGCCGGGATGCGCGGCGTCGTGACGGTCGCGGCTGCGCAGACGATCCCGGCCGGTACGCCGCACCGCGACACGGTCGTGCTCGCGGCGTTCATCGTCGCCCTGATCACGCTGGTCGCGTTCGGGATCTCGCTGCCCGCGGTGATCGCGAAGATGCGGTTCCGTCCGGAGAGCAGCGAGGACAAGCGCGACTCGGTGCAGGCGCTGATGCGGCAGATCGGCGAGGCGGCGATCGACGCGGTCGGCCCGCTCGAGGAGCAGACCGTCGACGGCGAGCCCCTCGATCCGGTCGTGGTCAGCACGCTGAAGGACCGGATCGTGCCGCGCCTGGTCTCCGGGAGCCGGCAGCTCCGGGAGACCAAGGCGGACACGCGCGAACAGATGGAGATCCTGCAGCGCCGCTACCTCGACGCGATGCGGGAAGCCCTCGGGACGGAACGCAGTATCGGCGTGTACAGCTCCGACACGTACCGCCAGGTCGAGGGCTTCCTCGACACCATCGAGCAGCGGTTCAGCACGTCCTAG
- a CDS encoding alpha/beta hydrolase, with protein MTDLHFISTTTNGVLEREFTIGEDIHGVLWSPAAPSQPAPVILLGHGGGRDAKALPMVGRAQRLVAEGFHAVAIDAPGHGERPRTALDDEQIAAMQEAMSTGVPVGPIVVPYNLHLAERAVPEWQATLDALERLPEVDGRFGYFGLNMGTAIGVPLTAADPRIAAAVFGIFWYDGMLAEHARRIKVPVEFLLQWDDQHIPRDSGIALFDAFASTEKSLHANAGAHKEVPRFEVESMVRFFNRHLR; from the coding sequence ATGACTGATCTGCACTTCATCAGCACCACCACGAACGGCGTCCTCGAACGCGAGTTCACCATCGGCGAAGACATCCACGGCGTGCTCTGGTCACCGGCCGCGCCGAGTCAGCCCGCCCCAGTGATCCTGCTCGGGCACGGCGGCGGACGCGACGCCAAGGCGCTCCCGATGGTCGGCCGCGCCCAGCGCCTCGTCGCGGAAGGCTTCCACGCCGTCGCGATCGACGCACCTGGTCACGGCGAGCGGCCGCGTACGGCGCTCGACGACGAGCAGATCGCGGCGATGCAGGAGGCGATGAGCACCGGCGTACCGGTCGGCCCGATCGTCGTCCCGTACAACCTGCATCTCGCCGAACGCGCCGTCCCCGAATGGCAGGCGACCCTCGACGCGCTCGAGCGACTGCCCGAGGTCGACGGCCGGTTCGGGTACTTCGGGCTCAACATGGGCACCGCGATCGGCGTACCGCTGACCGCCGCCGATCCCCGGATCGCGGCCGCGGTGTTCGGCATCTTCTGGTACGACGGGATGCTCGCGGAGCACGCCCGCCGGATCAAGGTGCCGGTCGAGTTCCTGCTGCAGTGGGACGACCAGCACATCCCGCGTGACTCCGGGATCGCGTTGTTCGACGCGTTCGCGTCCACGGAGAAGTCCCTGCACGCGAACGCCGGCGCGCACAAGGAAGTGCCGCGGTTCGAGGTCGAGAGCATGGTGCGGTTCTTCAACCGCCACCTGCGCTAG
- a CDS encoding class I SAM-dependent methyltransferase, whose protein sequence is MFDYDAEMRFLQGRFRAACGVRAGDRVLDVGCGGGQTTREAAADAGQGRVLGVDVSERMLDHARRRTASEHVSYLLADAATYDFGEAAFDVCISRFGVMFFDDPVGAFANLRRALRPGGRLVAMVWQARAENEWAQVIPATISESAAVRDESPFSFGDPEVVRGILRSAGYGEVSFAEVRERLYYGPDVTTAYENVLQLREPLALLAELTPADAERAQADLRAMLAAHDTGDGVLFDSASWIVTAE, encoded by the coding sequence GTGTTCGACTACGACGCTGAGATGCGGTTCTTGCAGGGGCGGTTTCGGGCTGCTTGTGGGGTGCGGGCCGGGGATCGGGTGCTTGATGTCGGGTGTGGGGGCGGGCAGACGACGCGGGAGGCGGCGGCGGATGCCGGCCAGGGGCGTGTGCTTGGGGTGGATGTGTCGGAGCGGATGCTTGATCATGCGCGCCGGCGTACGGCGTCGGAACACGTCAGCTATCTGCTCGCGGACGCGGCGACGTACGACTTCGGGGAGGCTGCGTTCGATGTGTGCATCAGCCGGTTCGGGGTGATGTTCTTCGACGATCCGGTGGGTGCGTTCGCGAATCTGCGGCGGGCGTTGCGGCCGGGTGGCCGGCTGGTCGCGATGGTGTGGCAGGCGCGCGCGGAGAACGAATGGGCGCAGGTCATCCCGGCGACGATCAGCGAGAGCGCGGCAGTTCGGGATGAGTCGCCGTTCTCGTTCGGGGATCCGGAGGTTGTGCGGGGCATTCTCAGGTCCGCGGGGTACGGCGAGGTGTCGTTTGCCGAGGTGCGGGAACGGCTGTACTACGGGCCCGATGTCACGACGGCGTACGAGAACGTGCTCCAGCTCCGCGAACCGCTAGCACTGCTAGCGGAGCTCACCCCAGCCGACGCCGAGCGCGCGCAGGCTGACCTACGTGCGATGCTCGCGGCCCACGACACCGGCGACGGCGTCCTGTTCGACTCCGCTTCCTGGATCGTCACCGCAGAGTGA
- a CDS encoding sulfatase family protein, protein MRPNVLLLCTDQQRFSALGASGNDEIETPNLDRLAAQGALFENCYVQNPVCGPSRASLMTSRYVHQHGLWANGVSLPDHERLFSKDLAEAGYDCGLVGKFHLNACFGGRSEKRHDDGFRVFRWAHDPYPGSSENEYHRWLHTLRPDLADTDVDYDTLPAEIHYSHWIGEQTIDFLTHSRDRDKPFLFVANFFDPHHGFGAPEDYVRRYRDKELSRPLPDDLTGKPPIQTEASHESYAGHARGFTSYSPEELQEVKAAYYAMVTLVDDEVGRILDALDAEGLSDDTLVIFTSDHGEMLGDHALMLKGPMMYEQAVRVPLILRWPTTIPDGTRSTELVQWIDLGATILTAAGLQPKGEGQDLLPLATNRAAGRGWALSEYRNSGHPYPTPVHLTMLRRDHWKLVVQHGSPATARTGELYDLAADPDELQNLWDDPLHRDIRTDLQEFLLDVLVATEDRSQERVADW, encoded by the coding sequence ATGCGGCCGAACGTTCTGCTCCTCTGCACCGACCAGCAGCGGTTCTCCGCGCTCGGTGCCTCCGGCAACGACGAGATCGAGACCCCGAACCTCGACAGGCTCGCCGCGCAGGGCGCGCTGTTCGAGAACTGCTACGTACAGAACCCGGTCTGCGGCCCGTCCCGCGCCAGCCTGATGACCAGCCGGTACGTTCACCAGCACGGCCTGTGGGCGAACGGCGTCAGCCTGCCGGACCACGAGCGCCTGTTCAGCAAGGACCTCGCCGAGGCCGGCTACGACTGCGGCCTGGTCGGCAAGTTCCACCTGAACGCCTGCTTCGGCGGCCGCTCCGAGAAGCGCCACGACGACGGCTTCCGCGTCTTCCGCTGGGCCCACGACCCGTACCCGGGCTCATCGGAGAACGAGTACCACCGCTGGCTCCACACCCTCCGCCCCGACCTGGCCGACACGGACGTCGATTACGACACGCTCCCCGCCGAGATCCACTACAGCCACTGGATCGGCGAGCAGACGATCGACTTCCTCACCCACTCCCGCGACCGCGACAAGCCCTTCCTGTTCGTCGCCAACTTCTTCGACCCGCACCACGGCTTCGGCGCCCCGGAGGACTACGTACGCCGCTACCGGGACAAGGAACTCAGCCGCCCACTCCCCGACGACCTGACCGGGAAGCCGCCGATCCAGACCGAGGCCTCCCACGAGTCGTACGCCGGCCACGCGCGCGGCTTCACGTCGTACAGCCCGGAAGAGCTGCAAGAGGTGAAGGCGGCGTACTACGCGATGGTGACGCTCGTCGACGACGAGGTCGGCCGGATCCTCGACGCGCTCGATGCCGAAGGCCTCAGCGACGACACGCTCGTCATCTTCACCAGCGACCACGGCGAGATGCTCGGCGACCATGCGCTGATGCTCAAGGGTCCGATGATGTACGAGCAGGCCGTCCGCGTCCCGCTCATCCTGCGCTGGCCCACGACGATCCCCGACGGCACCCGCAGCACCGAGCTCGTCCAGTGGATCGATCTCGGCGCCACCATCCTCACCGCCGCCGGGCTGCAACCCAAAGGCGAGGGCCAGGATCTGTTGCCGTTGGCCACCAATCGCGCGGCGGGCCGCGGCTGGGCCCTGAGCGAGTACCGCAACAGCGGCCACCCGTACCCGACCCCGGTCCACCTGACGATGCTCCGGCGCGACCACTGGAAGCTCGTCGTCCAGCACGGCTCCCCCGCGACCGCCAGAACCGGTGAGCTGTACGACCTCGCCGCCGATCCGGACGAGCTGCAGAACCTCTGGGACGACCCGCTGCACCGAGACATCCGCACCGATCTCCAGGAGTTCCTCCTCGACGTCCTCGTCGCCACCGAGGACCGCAGCCAGGAACGTGTCGCGGACTGGTGA
- a CDS encoding GNAT family N-acetyltransferase, giving the protein MGIDVRPASVFDDVRAVIGPKSPTSNVCFCLSYRIPSKLNNALHGPERAEYVEELCQATPAPGVLAYDGDTPVGWAAVAPRADTTFARNRKIPHVDELPVWSLWCIRVRPGHRGQGISHALIAGAVEFARENGAPVVEAYPLDNGNSKVDLTMAYAGIRKNFEHAGFTKAADTTSTLAGHPRILMRLDLR; this is encoded by the coding sequence GTGGGTATCGACGTACGGCCGGCCAGTGTCTTCGATGACGTGCGGGCGGTGATCGGGCCGAAGTCGCCGACGTCCAACGTGTGCTTCTGCTTGAGCTATCGGATTCCGTCCAAGCTCAACAACGCGCTGCACGGTCCGGAGCGGGCCGAGTACGTCGAGGAGCTCTGCCAGGCGACGCCCGCTCCCGGTGTGCTCGCGTACGACGGTGACACGCCGGTCGGATGGGCCGCGGTCGCGCCGCGTGCGGACACGACGTTCGCCCGGAACCGGAAGATTCCGCACGTGGACGAGCTGCCGGTGTGGTCGCTGTGGTGCATCCGGGTCCGCCCGGGGCACCGCGGCCAGGGGATCTCGCACGCGTTGATCGCCGGCGCCGTCGAGTTCGCGCGCGAGAACGGTGCGCCGGTGGTCGAGGCCTATCCGCTCGACAACGGCAACAGCAAGGTCGATCTCACAATGGCGTACGCCGGGATCCGCAAGAACTTCGAGCACGCCGGGTTCACCAAGGCCGCCGACACCACGTCGACCCTCGCCGGGCACCCCCGCATCCTCATGCGTCTCGACCTCCGCTGA
- a CDS encoding alpha-L-arabinofuranosidase C-terminal domain-containing protein — translation MTPAAMIDIHRNRRHAIDPMIYGHFLESAFFGNIEGGVFDEGSPLAYGGDDTRNGLRTDVIELCRELGLPVVRWPGGNFTSAYRWEDGIGPRASRPRRLELAWGSEESNRFGTDEFLAWCAEVGTEPYLAHSCRDVDEAVRWVEYTNYGGDTEYTRRRACNGHPTSYGVKYWGLGNEVYGDWQMGHRSAAAYAADAAEHARFMRAVDPSLKFIAVGKTDDRDGWTETVLGAIGNQIDYLSFHLYGATTQLIDGEAEYEAIVAQSLYFEQQIVEYSDLVGGIASRNGSALALSLDEWNIRHVEPATWPDPQPSDDGGTVAREVDGLPTHPAHRVNRWSPRTLADALFYAGVFHALHRAAGREVPVAMANTVNLLNANGVIVARPGGAVRAATYHVWDLYQNHLGPIALAADVRSPGKLTAVRQGDERDHRGEFRAYPATVPDLDVSATETADGKSIRIAVINRHRDTAIRAGLTLDTSRDALPTRAAVKQLTADDVLASNSLTTPDAVSLRDLGTVELTDATYDFPPHSITLLSFDLS, via the coding sequence GTGACTCCCGCCGCGATGATCGACATCCACCGGAACCGGCGGCACGCCATCGACCCGATGATCTACGGGCACTTCCTGGAGTCCGCGTTCTTCGGCAACATCGAGGGCGGCGTCTTCGATGAAGGATCACCACTGGCGTACGGCGGCGATGACACGCGGAACGGTCTGCGGACCGACGTCATTGAGCTCTGCCGGGAACTCGGTCTCCCGGTGGTCCGCTGGCCGGGCGGCAACTTCACCTCGGCGTACCGCTGGGAAGACGGCATCGGCCCGCGCGCCTCCCGGCCGCGACGGCTGGAGCTGGCCTGGGGATCCGAGGAGAGCAACCGCTTCGGCACCGACGAGTTCCTCGCCTGGTGCGCCGAGGTCGGGACCGAACCGTACCTCGCGCACAGCTGCCGCGACGTCGACGAGGCGGTCCGCTGGGTCGAGTACACCAACTACGGCGGCGACACTGAGTACACCCGGCGGCGAGCGTGTAACGGCCATCCCACGTCGTACGGCGTGAAGTACTGGGGACTCGGCAACGAGGTGTACGGCGACTGGCAGATGGGCCATCGCAGCGCCGCCGCGTACGCCGCCGACGCGGCCGAGCATGCCCGCTTCATGCGAGCTGTGGATCCGTCGCTCAAGTTCATCGCGGTCGGCAAGACCGACGACCGCGACGGCTGGACCGAGACCGTACTAGGTGCTATCGGCAACCAGATCGACTACCTGTCGTTCCACCTCTACGGCGCCACGACCCAGCTGATCGACGGCGAGGCGGAGTACGAGGCGATCGTCGCCCAGTCGCTCTACTTCGAGCAGCAGATCGTCGAGTACTCGGATCTGGTCGGCGGAATCGCGTCTCGGAACGGCAGCGCTCTCGCGCTCTCCTTGGACGAGTGGAACATCCGGCACGTCGAGCCCGCGACCTGGCCGGACCCGCAGCCGTCGGATGACGGCGGAACGGTCGCCCGCGAGGTCGACGGCCTACCGACTCATCCCGCGCACCGCGTGAACCGGTGGAGTCCGAGAACGCTGGCCGACGCGCTCTTCTACGCCGGCGTCTTCCACGCCCTGCACCGCGCCGCCGGCCGCGAGGTTCCTGTCGCCATGGCGAACACGGTGAACCTGCTGAACGCGAACGGCGTGATCGTCGCCCGCCCGGGCGGTGCCGTCCGCGCGGCGACGTACCACGTCTGGGACCTGTACCAGAACCACCTCGGCCCGATCGCGCTCGCCGCCGACGTACGGTCACCCGGCAAGCTGACCGCGGTACGGCAGGGCGACGAGCGCGACCACCGCGGCGAGTTCCGCGCCTATCCGGCGACCGTCCCGGATCTGGACGTCTCGGCGACCGAGACCGCCGACGGCAAGTCGATCCGTATCGCCGTCATCAACCGCCACCGCGACACCGCGATCCGCGCCGGCCTGACCCTCGACACGAGTCGAGACGCCCTGCCGACACGGGCCGCGGTGAAGCAACTGACCGCGGACGACGTACTCGCGTCCAACAGCCTGACCACCCCGGACGCCGTGAGCTTGCGCGACCTAGGCACCGTCGAGCTGACCGACGCGACCTACGACTTCCCACCCCACAGCATCACCCTGCTGTCCTTCGACCTCAGCTAG
- a CDS encoding dihydrofolate reductase family protein has protein sequence MRSLITTAFISLDGVVDSPGGEVGYRNTGWTFKDIAFDEAAYALKGEEQDQATAMLLGRVSYQAFSLVWPEMTEDFARYNAMPKYVVSTTLKDSDLVSNWGETTILRSLDDVAALKETEGGPIIINGSATLNRNLSDAGLIDQYNLLVFPVLLGAGKRLFSEADRDKLNLNLTSSESYPNGIQKLVYAVQH, from the coding sequence ATGCGTTCCCTCATCACCACCGCGTTCATCTCTCTCGACGGCGTCGTGGACTCGCCCGGCGGCGAGGTCGGCTACCGCAACACGGGCTGGACCTTCAAGGACATCGCGTTCGACGAGGCGGCGTACGCGCTCAAGGGCGAAGAGCAGGACCAAGCCACCGCGATGCTGCTCGGCCGGGTCAGCTACCAGGCGTTCTCGCTGGTCTGGCCGGAGATGACCGAGGACTTCGCGCGCTACAACGCGATGCCGAAGTACGTCGTCTCGACCACCCTGAAGGACAGCGACCTGGTGTCGAACTGGGGCGAGACCACCATCCTCCGCTCGCTCGACGACGTCGCCGCGCTGAAGGAGACCGAGGGCGGCCCGATCATCATCAACGGCAGCGCCACCCTCAACCGCAACCTGTCCGACGCGGGCCTGATCGACCAGTACAACCTGCTCGTCTTCCCGGTCCTCCTCGGCGCCGGCAAGCGGCTGTTCAGCGAGGCCGACCGCGACAAGCTCAACCTCAACCTGACGTCGAGCGAGTCCTACCCCAACGGCATCCAGAAGCTCGTGTACGCCGTCCAGCACTGA
- a CDS encoding phosphotransferase family protein has translation MTDGEWRDGGFRQRRPSVETLAWVAASMGRGSRVVGYRRLTGGVCSAVNRVTVERRGTRTFVVLRQYPGGLGLQEALEKEIANLGVVAGSGLPVPSILAADVAGASTGGQPSLLMTRLPGHVHLNPAEPRSWLTRIAELAVLLHSLDLPAKVFRPWTDSWIAPRDGFQVPVGAQKPAVWKAAFGVMAAPPPKGAAVFLHCDFLPVNLLWSRGRITGLTDWNGIHRGSRAIDVGQCRRYLAALYSPEWSEELRSLYQSIAGVTLDPWWDLYALLHYDDSGSKWIRGQVAGRRPVDVPGMTSRVEIAIETALRRLG, from the coding sequence ATGACCGACGGCGAATGGAGGGACGGCGGGTTCAGGCAGCGTCGGCCCTCCGTGGAGACTCTCGCCTGGGTTGCGGCGTCGATGGGTCGGGGCAGTCGCGTCGTCGGCTATCGCCGACTGACCGGTGGCGTCTGCTCCGCCGTGAATCGGGTGACTGTCGAACGCCGTGGAACGCGAACGTTTGTCGTACTGCGGCAGTACCCCGGCGGGCTTGGCCTGCAGGAAGCCTTGGAGAAGGAGATCGCCAACCTTGGTGTGGTGGCGGGAAGTGGGCTCCCGGTTCCGAGCATCCTGGCTGCTGATGTTGCTGGTGCTTCGACGGGAGGCCAGCCGTCGTTGCTGATGACACGGTTGCCGGGTCATGTTCACCTCAATCCGGCGGAACCTCGGTCGTGGCTGACGAGGATCGCGGAGCTTGCTGTATTGCTGCATTCCCTCGATCTCCCCGCGAAGGTGTTCAGACCTTGGACGGATTCTTGGATCGCTCCTCGAGACGGGTTTCAGGTGCCGGTCGGCGCACAGAAGCCGGCTGTGTGGAAGGCGGCGTTCGGTGTCATGGCGGCGCCGCCGCCTAAGGGCGCTGCCGTCTTTCTGCACTGCGATTTCCTGCCTGTCAACCTGCTGTGGTCGCGCGGGAGGATTACTGGGCTGACCGACTGGAACGGCATCCATCGGGGGTCGCGCGCGATTGACGTCGGGCAGTGTCGGCGATACTTGGCGGCGCTCTACTCGCCCGAGTGGTCGGAGGAGCTTCGGTCGCTCTATCAGTCGATCGCCGGGGTGACTCTCGATCCGTGGTGGGATCTGTATGCCCTGCTGCACTATGACGACAGCGGGTCGAAGTGGATCCGTGGTCAGGTCGCTGGACGCCGTCCCGTCGATGTGCCCGGCATGACTTCCCGAGTCGAGATCGCTATCGAGACAGCGCTACGCCGCCTCGGCTAG